Proteins co-encoded in one Bacillus paramycoides genomic window:
- a CDS encoding YhcN/YlaJ family sporulation lipoprotein codes for MKKQIILSLLTLSLLAGCQPANKAEMEREEGSRVLVSNKNDMYHTENTNTRLTRVGYSSKQKHEVSNKQVGAINREKVAEMITSMTVKLPDVTNAATLVTDDEVFVVYRANTTDPKLVADQVYRAALSIVPRYYKAYVSTDQKLISQIQGLQSGALNDTEYTQSIDMLKREMSKNPHLNNTENQTLNNMIKK; via the coding sequence GTGAAAAAACAAATTATACTCTCTCTCCTCACTCTTTCCTTATTAGCAGGCTGCCAGCCAGCTAATAAAGCCGAAATGGAACGTGAAGAAGGAAGCCGTGTTCTTGTTTCCAACAAAAACGACATGTATCATACGGAAAATACAAATACACGATTAACGAGAGTCGGTTATTCATCTAAACAAAAGCATGAAGTGTCTAACAAACAAGTAGGGGCCATTAACCGTGAGAAAGTCGCTGAAATGATCACAAGCATGACAGTCAAACTTCCTGACGTTACAAACGCTGCTACGCTCGTTACCGATGATGAAGTATTTGTTGTATACCGTGCAAACACAACGGATCCAAAACTCGTAGCAGATCAAGTATATAGAGCTGCTTTGTCCATCGTCCCTCGCTATTATAAAGCATATGTCTCAACAGACCAAAAGTTGATTTCTCAAATTCAAGGCCTGCAATCTGGCGCCTTAAATGATACAGAATATACACAGAGCATTGATATGTTAAAGCGTGAAATGAGTAAAAATCCTCATTTGAACAATACAGAGAATCAAACTTTAAATAATATGATAAAAAAATAA
- a CDS encoding YunC family protein, producing MVNVEPIIIDNYTFIAVSVKLPKTNLLAVMSDKGYIMCGALDVGLLNEKLGDRGIIAGRAVGVRTIEQLLEAPLESVTIEAEALGITAGTIGKEALLKMR from the coding sequence ATGGTTAATGTGGAGCCAATTATAATCGATAATTATACGTTTATTGCGGTTAGCGTCAAACTACCAAAGACAAATTTGCTAGCTGTAATGAGCGATAAAGGATATATTATGTGCGGTGCATTAGATGTAGGTCTTTTAAATGAGAAGTTAGGGGATCGAGGAATTATTGCTGGTCGCGCGGTTGGTGTAAGAACGATTGAACAACTTCTTGAAGCACCGCTAGAATCAGTAACGATTGAAGCCGAAGCTTTAGGTATTACGGCTGGCACAATCGGAAAAGAAGCATTATTAAAAATGAGATAA
- a CDS encoding bifunctional metallophosphatase/5'-nucleotidase: protein MNINKETIIHLYHTNDIHSHFENWPQISRFVQGEKKRRQEAGETVLTVDIGDHVDRFHSISEATNGLGNTKLLNEALYDYVTIGNNEGITLAKEHLNRLYDDAGFEVLVANLFEKEGVRPEWAKPYKLHTTTDGITIAFIGLTVAYPEFYHMLDWHIEDPLIHLESILEEVRDEAHITVVLSHLGKSMDEYMAEHYDVDVILGAHTHHLFERGVLMNNTLLCCCEKWGRYVGHVQLTVDKETKKLLKKDGRAIKTERLGAYSKPLSTIELLQEESKQIMAEPVVHLKESLPVDWFQETAFSHMLANALRTWCGAEIGMVNVGVLLEGLEEGVVTRGDIHRICPHPINPCLLKVPGKTLREVILKARRPNMENLEVKGFGFRGKVMGKMIYAGVEVIPDTIPGNKILLEDVLINGESLELDRIYTVGTIDMFTFGYLYPELSTLSDKQYYMPELLRDVLTDMLITYTSSVKL from the coding sequence CTGAATATAAATAAAGAAACAATCATCCACCTTTATCATACAAACGATATACATAGTCATTTTGAAAATTGGCCGCAAATTTCTCGGTTTGTACAAGGAGAGAAAAAGCGAAGACAGGAAGCGGGAGAGACCGTTTTGACGGTTGATATCGGTGATCATGTGGATCGTTTTCATAGTATTTCGGAAGCGACGAATGGACTGGGCAATACGAAGCTTTTGAATGAGGCATTATATGATTATGTAACGATTGGAAATAATGAAGGAATTACGTTAGCGAAGGAGCATTTGAATCGTCTATATGATGATGCTGGATTTGAGGTGCTCGTCGCGAATTTATTTGAAAAAGAAGGTGTACGTCCGGAGTGGGCAAAGCCTTATAAATTACATACAACGACAGATGGGATTACGATTGCTTTTATCGGATTAACGGTTGCTTATCCAGAGTTTTACCATATGCTCGATTGGCATATTGAAGATCCGCTTATCCATTTAGAGTCTATTTTAGAAGAAGTGCGAGATGAGGCTCATATTACAGTTGTCCTTTCTCATCTTGGAAAAAGCATGGATGAGTATATGGCGGAGCATTATGATGTAGATGTTATTTTAGGGGCACATACGCATCATTTATTTGAGCGAGGCGTTCTTATGAATAATACATTACTTTGTTGTTGTGAAAAGTGGGGACGTTACGTTGGGCACGTTCAGCTTACTGTGGATAAAGAGACGAAGAAGCTGTTGAAAAAGGACGGTAGGGCGATTAAGACAGAACGTTTAGGTGCTTATAGCAAACCGTTATCCACAATTGAATTGCTGCAGGAAGAAAGTAAACAAATTATGGCAGAGCCTGTCGTTCATTTAAAGGAATCATTACCAGTCGATTGGTTTCAGGAGACAGCATTTTCTCACATGTTAGCAAATGCGCTGAGAACGTGGTGCGGTGCAGAGATTGGCATGGTGAACGTTGGTGTACTTCTTGAAGGATTAGAAGAAGGTGTTGTGACGCGCGGAGATATTCACAGAATTTGTCCACATCCCATTAATCCATGTTTATTAAAAGTGCCGGGGAAAACGTTACGAGAAGTTATTTTGAAAGCTCGCCGTCCGAATATGGAGAACCTTGAGGTAAAAGGATTCGGATTTCGCGGGAAAGTGATGGGGAAAATGATTTACGCTGGTGTAGAAGTCATTCCAGATACGATTCCTGGAAATAAAATTTTACTCGAAGATGTATTGATTAACGGGGAATCGCTAGAATTAGATCGCATATATACAGTAGGAACGATTGATATGTTTACATTCGGCTACTTATACCCAGAGCTATCCACACTTTCTGACAAACAATATTATATGCCAGAACTACTTAGAGATGTGTTAACAGACATGTTAATAACTTATACATCTTCCGTCAAACTATAG
- a CDS encoding YhfC family intramembrane metalloprotease, whose product MHNRYVHILESGESMVSSTVIASITIQLVLSILVPIIAFVYFRKKYHINWKVVGVGVLIFIGFTQILETPFHLFMRGNPSIAPILENSFVFALYGGLTAGIFEELGRFVAFFFLLKKYQEYKDGFAYGIGHGGIESILVGGFSALQTLIFANAINNGSFAQMAEKLPQLNVVKDMLIEQPAYLYFLGSLERIMALVLQIAFTMLVLYAVKQKKYIFLVYAILFHAFVDFFAALYQTKTINIFVAEGITLLFTIGAVILIRKMKEKLMSVPE is encoded by the coding sequence ATGCATAATAGATATGTACATATATTAGAAAGCGGTGAAAGTATGGTTTCAAGTACAGTAATTGCCAGTATCACAATTCAACTTGTGCTTTCGATTCTGGTACCTATTATTGCGTTTGTTTATTTTCGTAAAAAATATCATATTAATTGGAAAGTAGTCGGCGTCGGTGTTCTTATTTTTATTGGGTTTACTCAAATTCTCGAAACACCATTCCACCTATTTATGCGCGGTAATCCATCAATCGCTCCAATTTTAGAAAATTCATTTGTCTTCGCACTTTATGGCGGTCTAACCGCTGGTATTTTTGAAGAATTAGGACGTTTCGTTGCCTTCTTCTTCCTATTAAAAAAATATCAAGAATATAAAGATGGTTTTGCTTACGGAATAGGTCACGGCGGGATTGAATCTATTTTAGTCGGCGGATTCTCGGCATTACAGACACTTATATTCGCAAATGCTATTAACAACGGTAGCTTCGCTCAAATGGCAGAAAAACTACCACAATTAAATGTTGTAAAGGATATGTTAATAGAACAACCTGCTTATTTATACTTCCTTGGCAGCTTGGAAAGAATTATGGCTCTTGTGTTGCAAATTGCCTTTACGATGCTTGTCTTATACGCAGTAAAACAGAAGAAATATATCTTCCTTGTTTACGCTATATTATTCCACGCATTTGTAGACTTTTTCGCAGCACTTTACCAAACAAAAACAATCAACATCTTTGTTGCAGAAGGAATTACCCTTCTCTTCACAATTGGTGCTGTCATTCTTATTCGTAAAATGAAAGAAAAATTAATGAGTGTGCCGGAATAA
- a CDS encoding histidine phosphatase family protein, with translation MKKLIVIRHCSATGQERGAELTIAGKNQANILATFLLENQPQIDHIISSPFVRAIDSIRPYALQANLSIEEDERLAERILSDVPMDDWMQKLESTFTNIDIAFSGGESTKQAMNRAISLIQDVLKLNHTTTLLVTHGNLLTLILKHFDHTIGFNEWRALTNPDVYEIIIDEQCTIKRLWEAPSK, from the coding sequence ATGAAGAAATTGATTGTAATACGACATTGTTCAGCAACTGGCCAAGAACGTGGTGCCGAATTAACGATTGCAGGAAAAAATCAAGCAAACATTCTTGCTACATTCCTCTTAGAAAACCAACCACAAATAGATCATATTATTTCAAGCCCATTTGTGCGAGCTATCGATTCTATTCGGCCCTATGCGCTCCAAGCTAACTTGTCTATCGAAGAAGATGAACGATTAGCTGAACGCATATTAAGCGACGTTCCAATGGACGATTGGATGCAAAAACTAGAATCTACTTTTACAAATATAGATATTGCCTTTTCAGGCGGAGAGTCGACAAAACAAGCAATGAACCGTGCTATATCGCTTATCCAAGACGTTTTAAAATTAAACCATACTACAACACTACTCGTTACACATGGAAACTTACTTACGCTCATTTTAAAGCACTTTGATCATACGATCGGCTTTAATGAATGGAGAGCTTTAACGAATCCTGATGTTTATGAAATTATAATCGATGAACAATGTACTATAAAACGATTATGGGAAGCACCATCCAAGTAA
- a CDS encoding YutD family protein — translation MEQKQEIHATVSINNVQYEVIKNFRDGFSEEAFKERYAEILNKYDYIVGDWGYEQLRLRGFFDDSNQRATYDTKISTLTEYLYEYCNFGCAHFVLRKVKK, via the coding sequence ATGGAGCAAAAGCAAGAGATTCATGCTACGGTGAGCATTAATAATGTGCAGTACGAAGTAATTAAAAACTTTCGTGACGGTTTTAGTGAAGAAGCATTTAAAGAGCGCTATGCAGAAATTTTAAATAAATATGATTACATCGTTGGAGACTGGGGTTATGAGCAACTTAGATTGCGTGGATTCTTTGATGATAGTAACCAGCGTGCGACATATGATACGAAAATTAGTACGTTAACGGAGTATTTATACGAGTACTGTAACTTCGGTTGTGCACACTTCGTATTACGAAAAGTGAAGAAATAA
- a CDS encoding YbaK/EbsC family protein: protein MYEDVLALLHKTNASYEKFEHEPVLDYETDRIVRERLGLQGTPSKSLFLKSRSGDYYVFFTLEGTRLNRGEMKEITGERLSLCSPDEMRDKTGCTPGCVAPFGYSQHVTIIVDCAIYTYDKILITPGVPEFTIELSTEELKKILLTCSNTVLEYKQKESL from the coding sequence ATGTACGAAGATGTACTTGCTTTACTACATAAAACAAATGCTTCTTACGAAAAGTTTGAGCACGAACCGGTACTCGATTATGAAACAGATCGTATCGTACGTGAAAGGCTTGGCTTACAAGGTACTCCAAGTAAAAGCTTATTTTTAAAATCAAGGTCTGGAGATTATTACGTATTTTTCACGTTAGAGGGTACAAGACTCAACCGGGGAGAGATGAAAGAAATAACGGGGGAACGCTTATCTCTCTGTTCTCCTGATGAAATGCGAGACAAAACTGGCTGTACGCCAGGATGTGTCGCTCCTTTCGGTTATTCACAACATGTAACAATTATTGTGGATTGTGCTATTTATACGTACGACAAAATTTTAATTACACCTGGTGTACCTGAATTTACAATTGAATTATCCACAGAGGAATTAAAGAAAATCTTATTAACATGCTCAAATACTGTTTTAGAATATAAACAAAAAGAGAGCTTATAA
- the lipA gene encoding lipoyl synthase, which produces MTKQTEYKRKPEWLKIKLNTNENYTGLKKMMRSKNLHTVCEEAKCPNIHECWAVRKTATFMILGAVCTRACRFCAVKTGLPTELDLQEPERVADSVVQMGLKHVVITAVARDDLKDGGAAVFAETVRAVRRKNPFTSIEVLPSDMGGVEENLKMLMDAKPDILNHNIETVRRLSNRVRARAKYDRSLEFLRRAKEMQPDIPTKSSIMVGLGETREDLIEAMDDLRANNVDILTLGQYLQPSKKHLPVLKYYPPAEFAELKEIALSKGFSHCEAGPLVRSSYHADEQVRSAKEKTAEAK; this is translated from the coding sequence ATGACAAAACAAACAGAATATAAGCGCAAGCCCGAATGGTTGAAAATTAAGTTAAACACGAATGAAAACTATACAGGCTTAAAGAAAATGATGCGTTCTAAAAATCTTCATACAGTTTGTGAAGAAGCGAAATGTCCGAATATTCATGAATGCTGGGCTGTAAGAAAAACAGCAACATTTATGATTTTAGGTGCGGTTTGTACACGTGCTTGTCGTTTTTGTGCGGTTAAAACAGGCTTACCAACTGAGCTTGATTTACAAGAACCAGAACGCGTAGCAGATTCTGTAGTACAAATGGGCTTAAAGCACGTTGTTATAACAGCGGTTGCACGTGATGATTTAAAAGATGGTGGAGCAGCTGTTTTTGCTGAAACAGTACGCGCTGTACGCCGTAAAAATCCATTTACGTCAATCGAAGTATTACCATCTGATATGGGTGGAGTAGAAGAAAACTTAAAAATGTTAATGGATGCAAAACCAGATATTTTAAACCATAACATTGAAACAGTACGTCGATTATCTAACCGAGTTCGCGCTAGAGCAAAATATGACCGTTCATTAGAGTTTTTACGTCGAGCGAAAGAAATGCAGCCTGATATTCCAACTAAATCGAGCATTATGGTGGGGTTAGGTGAAACGAGAGAAGATTTAATTGAAGCAATGGATGACTTACGTGCAAACAATGTGGATATTTTAACTCTTGGACAATACCTACAACCATCTAAGAAGCATTTACCAGTTCTTAAATATTACCCACCAGCAGAATTTGCAGAGCTTAAAGAAATTGCACTTAGCAAAGGCTTTAGCCACTGTGAAGCTGGTCCACTTGTACGTTCTTCTTACCATGCGGACGAGCAAGTTCGTTCTGCAAAAGAAAAAACAGCAGAAGCAAAATAA
- a CDS encoding M23 family metallopeptidase, translated as MLRKISLLLSICFLLHQNIAYGEDNQQSIYEKRMALYKETEQSSGIPWYYLAAMDQYERNIRSVRKDIPKKPDAIISLYFKPEIWAGSVNGNDTLPHTIALFGGLGLDGDKDGFANANNDRDLLHTAATILKKQGTSEDRIHIMLWEYYRRAKTVELITEYAQIYKHYGRINLEGNAFPLPIRSDHSYRSTFGAGRSFGGRRVHEGTDIFAGYGVPVRSTCYGIIETKGWNRLGGWRIGIRDLHNNYHYYAHLGGFSKEIQLGQIVEPGKVIGFVGSTGYGPPGTAGKFPPHLHFGMYKDNGYTEWAFDPYMHLSLWERKERANTKR; from the coding sequence ATGCTTCGAAAAATTTCTCTTTTGCTTTCGATTTGCTTTCTTCTCCACCAAAACATCGCTTACGGTGAAGATAATCAGCAAAGCATATACGAAAAGCGCATGGCACTATATAAAGAAACCGAGCAATCTTCAGGCATTCCGTGGTATTACTTAGCTGCAATGGATCAATATGAAAGAAATATACGGAGCGTAAGAAAAGATATTCCGAAAAAACCAGATGCCATCATCTCCCTCTATTTCAAACCAGAAATATGGGCTGGATCTGTTAATGGTAACGACACTCTTCCCCATACAATTGCTCTATTTGGCGGGTTAGGTTTAGATGGTGACAAAGATGGATTTGCAAATGCAAATAACGACCGTGATCTTTTGCATACAGCAGCAACAATTTTAAAGAAACAAGGAACGTCCGAAGACCGTATTCACATTATGCTTTGGGAATATTATAGACGTGCGAAAACAGTTGAATTAATTACCGAATACGCCCAAATTTATAAACATTACGGACGTATTAATTTAGAAGGAAATGCTTTCCCTCTTCCGATTCGTAGTGATCATAGCTACCGCAGTACTTTCGGCGCTGGAAGAAGTTTTGGGGGAAGAAGAGTTCATGAAGGAACTGATATTTTTGCAGGCTATGGCGTACCAGTAAGGTCTACTTGCTATGGCATCATTGAAACAAAAGGCTGGAATCGCCTTGGCGGATGGCGTATCGGTATTCGCGACCTTCATAATAATTATCATTATTACGCTCATTTAGGCGGATTCTCAAAAGAAATACAGCTCGGACAAATTGTCGAGCCTGGAAAAGTAATCGGATTTGTTGGTAGCACTGGTTACGGCCCTCCCGGCACAGCTGGAAAATTCCCTCCCCACCTACATTTCGGCATGTATAAAGACAATGGCTATACAGAATGGGCTTTCGATCCATATATGCATTTAAGTCTTTGGGAGCGAAAAGAACGCGCAAATACAAAACGATAA
- a CDS encoding MerR family transcriptional regulator has protein sequence MTMKVKEVANLVGISVRTLHHYDEIGLLTPDETTESGYRLYSNENLETLQQILFFKELGFPLKKIKEIIMSPSFDREEALQLHKKMLIEKRARLDKVIATIDKTIQHTKGEIEMTNKEKFEGFDFSHNPYEEEARERWGDAAVDKANEYAKGMSKDNQEEFNAIYRNLAALRHGAPDSKEAQEAIGVWYDYLQNFGEYSLDAFKGLGQMYVADGRFTKNIDKFGEGLAQFMCDAMAVYADRKK, from the coding sequence ATGACAATGAAGGTAAAAGAAGTAGCTAATTTAGTTGGAATTAGTGTGCGCACACTGCATCATTACGATGAAATTGGGTTGTTAACCCCAGACGAGACGACAGAGTCTGGATATCGTCTGTATTCCAATGAAAATTTAGAGACATTGCAGCAAATTTTATTTTTTAAAGAACTAGGCTTCCCTTTGAAGAAAATTAAAGAAATTATCATGAGTCCATCATTTGACCGAGAAGAAGCGCTACAGCTTCATAAGAAAATGCTTATTGAAAAGCGTGCTCGGTTAGATAAAGTGATTGCGACGATTGATAAGACAATTCAGCATACAAAAGGAGAGATTGAAATGACGAATAAAGAGAAATTTGAAGGCTTCGATTTCAGCCATAATCCGTACGAAGAAGAAGCGCGTGAAAGATGGGGAGACGCAGCTGTAGATAAAGCGAATGAATATGCGAAAGGTATGTCAAAAGACAATCAAGAAGAGTTCAATGCGATTTACAGAAACTTAGCGGCGCTTAGACATGGCGCACCAGATTCTAAAGAGGCACAGGAAGCAATCGGAGTATGGTACGATTACTTGCAAAACTTCGGTGAATATTCATTAGATGCTTTTAAAGGACTCGGTCAAATGTACGTTGCTGATGGGCGCTTCACGAAAAATATCGATAAGTTTGGCGAAGGATTAGCGCAGTTTATGTGTGATGCGATGGCGGTTTATGCGGATCGAAAGAAATAG
- the yunB gene encoding sporulation protein YunB, with amino-acid sequence MSIFRSKNSRFRRGPISFRHILLMSFILFIILLVQGLWIVNSSIQPTLIKYGEVETHKMATAVMTKAVKDRINEGFDVDSLMKVQNDKNGKVSTINLNTKQVNEIVTSTTTYIEKYLQQVEQGDLKGLGISEKNGATMAVPFGRITDNALLGNIGPDIPIDFTTIGHVNTDIKQKIEPHGINTTAIQIIMEMEVTLQVIIPFHTKEIKVKQDVPIATRIVQGEVPTYYGSGSVVVPDKKKTDS; translated from the coding sequence ATGAGTATATTTCGTTCGAAAAATTCGCGGTTTCGAAGGGGACCTATTTCCTTTCGGCACATACTGCTTATGTCGTTTATTCTTTTTATCATATTACTCGTGCAAGGATTATGGATTGTGAATAGTAGTATTCAGCCGACATTAATTAAATATGGAGAAGTAGAGACGCATAAGATGGCGACAGCGGTTATGACGAAGGCGGTAAAGGACAGAATTAATGAAGGGTTCGATGTCGATTCATTAATGAAAGTACAAAATGATAAAAACGGGAAAGTATCCACAATTAATTTAAATACGAAGCAAGTAAATGAAATCGTAACGTCAACGACCACATACATAGAAAAATATTTACAGCAAGTAGAGCAAGGTGATTTGAAGGGGCTAGGTATTTCTGAAAAAAATGGGGCGACAATGGCAGTTCCTTTTGGTCGCATAACGGATAATGCGCTTCTTGGAAATATAGGACCCGATATTCCAATTGATTTCACGACGATTGGTCATGTGAATACGGATATTAAACAAAAAATTGAGCCGCACGGAATCAATACGACAGCGATTCAAATTATTATGGAGATGGAAGTAACGTTGCAAGTCATTATTCCATTTCATACGAAAGAAATAAAGGTAAAACAAGATGTTCCAATTGCAACGCGTATCGTTCAAGGGGAAGTGCCTACTTATTATGGAAGTGGGAGTGTTGTTGTACCTGATAAAAAGAAAACGGATAGTTAG
- the sufU gene encoding Fe-S cluster assembly sulfur transfer protein SufU, translated as MSFNNLDTLYRQVIMDHYKNPRNHGVLEDSVTVNLNNPTCGDRIQLTMKVEEGIVQEAKFEGEGCSISMSSASMMTQAVKGKKIEEALQLSKIFSDMMLGKEYDDSIDLGDIEALQGVCKFPARIKCATLAWKALEKGLNEDK; from the coding sequence ATGTCATTTAATAATTTAGATACGTTATATCGTCAAGTTATTATGGATCATTATAAAAATCCTCGTAACCATGGCGTGTTAGAAGATAGTGTTACAGTTAACTTGAACAATCCAACTTGCGGTGATCGTATTCAACTTACGATGAAAGTAGAAGAAGGTATTGTGCAAGAAGCGAAGTTTGAAGGAGAAGGATGTTCTATCTCAATGTCTTCAGCTTCAATGATGACACAAGCAGTAAAAGGTAAGAAAATTGAAGAGGCACTTCAGCTTTCTAAAATTTTCTCTGACATGATGCTAGGAAAAGAGTACGATGACAGCATCGATTTAGGAGATATTGAAGCATTACAAGGCGTATGCAAGTTCCCTGCACGTATTAAATGTGCAACATTAGCGTGGAAAGCGTTAGAAAAGGGCTTAAACGAAGATAAGTAA
- the sufB gene encoding Fe-S cluster assembly protein SufB, protein MAKQLPDIGDYKYGFKDKDVSIFRAGRGLTKEIVEEISRMKEEPQWMLDFRLKSLDKFYEMPMPQWGGDLNDLDFDEITYYVKPSEKSEKSWDEVPDEIKATFDKLGIPEAEQKYLAGVSAQYESEVVYHNMKEDLEALGIVFKDTDSALKENEDIFREHFGKVIPPTDNKFSALNSAVWSGGSFIYVPKGVKVDTPLQAYFRINSENMGQFERTLIIVDEGAHVHYVEGCTAPVYTTNSLHSAVVEIIIKKDAYCRYTTIQNWANNVYNLVTKRAVCEENATMEWIDGNIGSKLTMKYPAVILKGEGARGLTLSIAIAGKGQHQDAGAKMIHLAPNTSSTIVSKSIAKHGGKVTYRGIVHFGPKAKNSRSNIECDTLIMDNQSTSDTIPYNEIKNDYVSLEHEAKVSKVSEEQLFYLMSRGISEQEATEMIVMGFIEPFTRELPMEYAVEMNRLIKFEMEGSIG, encoded by the coding sequence ATGGCGAAGCAACTGCCAGATATCGGCGATTACAAATATGGTTTCAAAGACAAAGACGTTTCGATTTTCCGTGCTGGACGCGGTTTAACAAAAGAGATCGTTGAAGAGATTTCACGTATGAAAGAAGAACCACAGTGGATGTTAGATTTCCGTTTAAAATCACTGGATAAGTTCTATGAAATGCCAATGCCACAATGGGGCGGCGACTTAAACGACTTAGATTTCGATGAAATTACGTACTACGTAAAACCATCTGAGAAATCTGAGAAGTCTTGGGATGAAGTACCTGATGAAATTAAAGCAACATTTGATAAATTAGGTATTCCAGAAGCTGAGCAAAAGTATTTAGCTGGTGTATCTGCACAGTACGAATCTGAAGTTGTATACCACAACATGAAAGAAGACCTAGAAGCTCTAGGAATCGTCTTCAAAGATACAGATAGCGCATTAAAAGAGAACGAAGATATTTTCCGTGAGCATTTCGGAAAAGTAATCCCACCAACAGACAACAAATTCTCTGCATTAAACTCTGCAGTTTGGTCTGGTGGATCATTCATCTACGTTCCAAAAGGTGTTAAAGTTGATACACCACTTCAAGCGTATTTCCGTATTAATTCTGAAAATATGGGACAATTCGAGCGTACGCTTATTATCGTAGACGAAGGCGCACATGTACACTACGTAGAAGGTTGTACAGCACCTGTTTACACTACTAACTCACTTCACAGTGCGGTAGTAGAAATCATCATTAAGAAAGATGCATATTGCCGTTATACAACAATCCAAAACTGGGCGAACAACGTATACAACCTAGTTACAAAACGTGCGGTTTGTGAAGAAAACGCAACGATGGAATGGATTGACGGTAATATCGGATCTAAATTAACGATGAAATACCCAGCAGTTATCTTAAAAGGCGAAGGCGCTCGTGGTTTAACATTATCTATCGCGATTGCTGGTAAAGGCCAACACCAAGATGCTGGTGCGAAAATGATTCACTTAGCACCAAACACGTCTTCAACAATCGTTTCTAAATCGATTGCGAAGCATGGTGGTAAAGTAACTTACCGTGGTATCGTACACTTCGGACCAAAAGCGAAAAACTCTCGCTCTAACATCGAGTGTGACACGTTAATCATGGATAACCAATCTACATCTGATACAATTCCCTACAACGAAATCAAAAACGATTACGTTTCACTTGAGCACGAAGCGAAAGTGTCGAAAGTATCAGAAGAACAATTATTCTACCTAATGAGCCGCGGTATTTCTGAGCAAGAAGCTACAGAAATGATCGTAATGGGCTTCATCGAGCCATTCACTCGCGAACTTCCAATGGAATACGCAGTTGAAATGAACCGCCTGATCAAATTTGAGATGGAAGGTTCTATTGGTTAA